In the Arachis ipaensis cultivar K30076 chromosome B04, Araip1.1, whole genome shotgun sequence genome, ATGTAGGTAGCTGAAAATCTAATGGTTATGCACGAGGAATGCTTAGAAGGAAACTTTGTGACCATTGAGCGTTATAGGCAGGCCATTGTTAACCAAGCTGCGCATCCTCGTGCAGTGCCACAGGTAAATGACAACATAATATTTTGGAATGAGTATGAACCTTGATTGTGTTATATTGCTATTCTATAAATTTGCATTTACACTTATGTATATGATTGATTTAGGCTTTTCCTTGTCCTATATGACTGGATATTTTGGAGGGAGCAACGTTAAAGTATATTATTTGATGGGAATGTGATGCATGAGTTTGCTTTGCCCATACTATATTTAGGTCATATTATAGGAGGAGaaacattaatattttaattctatAACTTCTAATTTCTAAATGAGCTTAAATGTTCAGACATGATTCATAATAGCGCATCATGGTGTCATTTTGGTTCATGTACTCAACCCCACATATAATGAAAAAAGTTTTGTTGTTGGTTGACACGTGAACATTTTCTCTTGTTACATCTTTGCTAAGATACAACTGGAAGCTCATCCACATTACTTGAATTTTGTAGTAgtagtattttttttcttatgattttttttttgaaatagatTGTGAATGATaaggatgatgatgaggatgaggaaGATGATGATGTCCAAAGTGGTAAAAATGGTGAAAGTAGTGCTAGGCAAGCTACTTCTTCAAACATGGATGTGGACATTCCAAAATCTGAATCAAACATGAGTTCGTGTAACATGCGGATTTATGATGAGCCTCTCAAAAAGGATGCAGGTGAAGCAGAGGATGGATGGGTTGTagtttcaaagaaaaaaaataaggttAGAAAAAATTAGACGAAGAATAGTTCAAATTTTCCTTTAGGATGGTGCAATATTCTTCTGGGTTTTTTTTACCTCAAAGCTAATTAATTTTTGTTTGGTTATTAAAGGAATCAATCCTCTAAGCCCGAGGTctttaaaaatagtaaaatacctCAATGCTAACATTCCTAATATTATATATCCTTTAGTTTTCGCAACCATTATGCAAAATATGAAATCAAGCCTTGAATTGTGTTATCCTCGCATCTATTTTCCGAGCACTTTTTTATTCTTCAATGCATTGACTGAATTATTTTTTCTTGCTCCTACATGAGTAGTATCCTGCACTCTCTTGAATTTTTACTACATCTAAGTATATTAACCAAGTATTTCACTATTTGCAAGAAGTGAATAAAATGGATTTATTACCTTTGGAGCAGGCTGGACTTCTAGAGTTTCTAATTTTAGGAAATAAACCGAGGCATCGATCTGTTTTTATTGTGCGGAATGCGGAGTAACTTataatgaaaatttgaaattggaGATAGTTATTGAAATAATTTGGAATCCAAATCTTGGTGATATGAAAGGCTAGTTTGAAGAAAGTCCTTAGGCTCTTATTGCGAACTGCAATTAGGTACCTTAATAGATTTATTTGAGTTTATCACCACAAatctaagaaaaaaaaatggtaaaataacgttatagagaaaaaaaaaaaagaagttactCAATATTCTGAAAATTGGTTCAAAGCTAATTAAAAATTGGCCGATTTTAAAATTTCATCTAAACTAAACGTTGGTCTTCAGagccaaaaaagaaaaaggaaaaagtagTGGAGGGAGAGGTGGAGGGGAAGGGGAAGGGAGGAGAATTAGAAAACAGAAGAATATCATCTTTGTTTTTTCCCTCTCAAAGACGCTCATCTTCTTTCCCGCACCATGGTGTGTAAAATTAGAATTCGCACAACTTCactggcaagtgcatcgggtcgtccaagtaatacctcaggtgagtgagggtcgatttcACAaaaattgttggattgagcaagcaatagctATCTTGTTGGACTTAGGCAAATAGTAAAAGATGATGGTTGTTTGAAAACGCATAAAACAATTAAATAGGAGATAaagttaaggtctcggagatgtttatcttttcggattaatacttcttattaactattttaacaatgaatgatttatTCCATGacaaactgtaagtgattaacccTAATCCCTTAGTGATTAATCTCGTCTGATCCTACTAagacgccacagacaaggttagtTACTTTCGAATCAGAGGATGAAGTTCAGTAGt is a window encoding:
- the LOC107639691 gene encoding pre-rRNA-processing protein TSR2 homolog, with the protein product MISLNVVVEDGSTEEVAENLMVMHEECLEGNFVTIERYRQAIVNQAAHPRAVPQIVNDKDDDEDEEDDDVQSGKNGESSARQATSSNMDVDIPKSESNMSSCNMRIYDEPLKKDAGEAEDGWVVVSKKKNKVRKN